Sequence from the Aquipuribacter hungaricus genome:
CCCGGTACCCGACCGGCGGGGTCGCAAACGGGACGACCCGGACAGCCGACGACGGGCCGGTGCGCACGGGCCGCGCAGGACCTACCGGGTCGCCCGACGGGGGGTGCTCAGCCGGGGGGCGCGACGACCCCGGACCGGAAGGCCCAGAGCACGGCCTGCAGCCGGTCGCGGGCGCCGACCTTCGCCAGCAGCCCGGCGACGTGGTACTTGACCGTGGACGGCTCGATGAACAGCCGGGCGGCGACCTCGGTGTTCGACAGGCCCTCGCAGAGCAGCCCGAGGATCTCCGTCTCCCGCGGCGTCAGGGGGTCCGCGAGCCGCTCCTGCTGCCGGCGCGGGTCGGGCCGGCGGGTGGCGAACTCCGACAGCACCCGGCGGGTGAGGCGCTGGTCGAGGGTCCCGTCGCCGGCCGCGACAGAGCGGACGGCGCCGAGCAGCGTGTCCTCGTCGGCGCCCTTGAGCAGGAACCCGGCCGCCCCGGCCTCCAGCGCGCCGAAGACGTAGTCGTCCAGGTCGAAGGTGGTGACGACGAGCACCGGGACGGCGAGGTCGGGGTCGGC
This genomic interval carries:
- a CDS encoding response regulator, coding for MIRVVVADDQAIVRAGFTVLVDAVPDMQVVGEAKDGYEAVERVRELRPDVVCMDVRMPGLDGIEATRRISADPDLAVPVLVVTTFDLDDYVFGALEAGAAGFLLKGADEDTLLGAVRSVAAGDGTLDQRLTRRVLSEFATRRPDPRRQQERLADPLTPRETEILGLLCEGLSNTEVAARLFIEPSTVKYHVAGLLAKVGARDRLQAVLWAFRSGVVAPPG